CATTGATTTTTGGATGAGAAAATAAAGGTGCAAAATGAGTGGAGAGATCAAAGGCTATCATGGCTATAGAAGATAAGGAGTATAAGAAGAGAACAAGTTTCATGCTTGGAATGGAGGAACTATGGGAGTATCCAATATTGGAGGGGAATCAAGGGGGAGCAACATGTGTCTTGGATACAGTAGATGGTAAGAATCTAAGAAGCAACTTTTTGGAGGGCTATGAAAATCTCTCTCATGCCTTTTGACATATGTACCCACTTGAGGAATTGAGCACATAAATATTTGAAGAATGATTGTTATGCATGTGTAAATGATTAGGCAACTTGATTAATTTATCTTATATggttaataaaaaatgcataaaatgggaaaattaaataaacattactGTTTATTCAATTTTTAGATGGGTTGAGATGGACTTATGTAAATAAGAATTTAGATTAATTTACCTAAGGTAGactatagaaaaagaatgattagtTGGATTAAATTCTATAAATAGgatcaaataataatataattaatcaAATATAAATGATTAATTATAAACGAAATGACAAGTGATGATCTAAAATGCTAATTTGTCAAACTTACTATCCAAACATACTTTTCTAAATTGTAAAGTGAATATTTAATTTCTTAGAAAATATTCTTAAGATCCAAAATATGAGACACTCTTGCAACATTGGATGCCAATTGATGGTGCAAAAAAGAAATCAAGtcataaattcaatttaattatctcaAATATGTTTAAGTACCACATCCTAATCACAATAAAGTAtgataaaaatatgaaaaaattaatTAAGAGTCTATTAGAATTATAAGAACATCCTTATGTGTTCATTTGGTCCAATTCTTGCTTGTAGTATTTACATATTTTCTTCTCTTTGAGAAATATTTAAAGAGAATTAAatatttctttgtcaaatttgtttagGAGGTTTTAATAACTTTTGGTATTCTTCTATACCTTattctttctcttattttctcaatatctctTGAATTATAACCTTCTTGCTTTACTAGGAATACCTCCTATGGGCTGAAAGAAATCCCTTCTTATTCATTTATATTTACTCTATTGGTAAATTATTGTATTTGTGTTACATAGATTTTGAGTTTATATGGTATTCAAAGTCAAAGAAAGCGTGTGAATTACTTATTCATTAGATATAGTTCCATATTTGCAGTATTGAtttcaatgaaaataaaataaaataaaatacaaagattAAGTTGAATTTGATAGACTATAGTTTTGTTGTCTAATATTAGTAGAGCACAACTAAATCTACAAATAAGTAATTTTTGGACTAAATTGTAGGAGTACATCTAAATTGGCTTTTGTCTATAGATGCTACTAAAATTCCTATATGAAATTCTTGTTTTTCCATAGGAATGGCCATATTCTTATTTTGACTATATTAATTATCAAAAAGAACTAATATTAAAGGTGGGTACTTTTGACCACATTGAGTATGTacatataaaagaaaaagaaatagagaAATATGAAATTTCAATTGAAAACCTTGTAATTAACTAATCAAATGCATAATTTACCATTATATTCATAAGAGATGGTTAATATATGATTAACTAGgaatatgtaatattcattttgtTATGCAAAAAAACAGAAAAATATTAAATCGATTGAAATTTTGAACAATTTTATGGTCATgggtaaaattaaattttaaattcccAACAAAAAAGattagataaaaaaaattgatttgttttatattttaaaaatatttgcatttaTTTAAAAGTCCTTCAATTTAAAccacaattttttttatgtttgattaaatttatttgcaaaaataaataacaaaattaatcaaagaaaaaaatctagaaaataaaaCTATTTTCCTTGTACTTTTTGGTGTCGTATTGctacattttatttagttttagtTCTAAATTTATAATAATGGTTGATTATAAGGGAGATTGTAAGAAAGATAAAAGAGAGTCATTTTTGCCTAAAAGATAGAAGAGTAAGTAGACCAAAAAAGAAGATAAGAATGGTTAATAGATGATCAATGGTGTGATTAATAAATGGGGTTTCATAGTACATATGTAATAGttaaataatgataatataatttattttatatgattatttctaattgttgtttataactattgttcttttatattattttttctagattttttttttaatcatgatCTAATATTAGAATTTTATTGTTTTAGTTATGTGTTATCAAAGGTTTTTAAAACAATAGAATTTAATATGTGTCAATCCAAAAGATAAAATTATATTTACGCCGAGAGGCGTTCCTACAGTCGCAGCAGGGGGAGAGTGAAGGCATCCGTGTATACACTAAAGAAAACGGAAACCCAATGGCGGCCATGCATTGTAACGGTTACAAATAAAAAATGGAATGATCTGTAATGGAAGGTGAGGCGCTTCAATAAAAAAGATATACGGGAAATGGAAGAGTCGTTTGGTTGCTCCAGTCTGCGTATGAGAGCATGCGGGATGCTTTCAGAGCAGGGACAAAAAGCCTTAAGAGCGCCGCTGGGTTTTCTCTGTTTGATACCTGCTATGATTTGTCAGGCCTCACCACAGTCAAGGTGCCGACGCTGGTCTTCCATTTCGACAGGGGGGCCCATTTGTCTGTGCCTGCAAACAACTATCTCATTCCTGTTGATAGTTCGGGGGTTTTTTGCTTTGCATTTGCAGGTACCATGGGCAGCCTCTCCATTATTGGAAATATTCAGCAGCAGGGATTCCGAGTGGCTTTTGACATGCAATTCAACCGTGTTGGGTTTGCTGCCGGCTCATCCTCCTGAACAATTTCAACTCTTATCTATCTTTTATTAGTAGACCTAATGAAGAATGTGTTTTTGGGGATCTACATACATTTTTTTATGTATCTCTTCTCCATGCccattttttttaattctatttttcagTATTAATATATGAATATTAAAAATCAAGCATACTGAAAGTGCTTTTCAGTATTCCAAACATATTCAATGTTATTGGCCTCTGATTTTTAGATTTCTTACAACCTGACGTCAAATGGTATTATAAATCAAAATggatgttttttttaaaatttaacccTAGGGCAATTTCGTTGGGATTGAGTTGTGTTAAAACAAATTATATCTGTTCTGAGTGTTTTCAATTTGAGTAGTGATTTGCTGAATTTGTTTCCTAGAGCACGAATAAAAGATGGCACACTCAGCATGCACTGATCACCAGTCCTATCTAGATTGCTCAAAAGTTCCGTGCCCACTATTTAAAGTTATTGAACCTTTATTTAAAGTTCTACATAAAAAAGCTGGAAGCTGGAAATTTGTTATTTTCTCAATCTTTGACTGAGTAGCCAATAGAGCAGCCAATATGCTGAGTGAAGGGCTTATGGAGATCTTTTGTTGGATGTATTAGATTTgtcgatgatgttttgtgatgtaCTTTCTTTTTCTGATTATCAATGAAGGACTATCTTCACATTAAATGGTATGTCTTACAGTTTTTACAAATCTCCAAACTCAATAGATTTCAACAAGAATTTTCAAGAGTTAAATTTTCATGCTCTATATCTCCATTGCTGTTAAATCATAAAAAGTTCTATGAAAAAACACGTTTTGCAAATCTGAGATTTTTTAAAGTGttgttttgtgtggagattagTCTGTACCAATAGAAATAGGATATGCAAATGGTAAACATTCGAagcaaataaaatagaaaaatcagTTTGCTAAGATTTTCATAGAACGATAAAACAAATAACTTTTATATT
The nucleotide sequence above comes from Cryptomeria japonica chromosome 11, Sugi_1.0, whole genome shotgun sequence. Encoded proteins:
- the LOC131859735 gene encoding aspartyl protease family protein 2-like, which encodes MRDAFRAGTKSLKSAAGFSLFDTCYDLSGLTTVKVPTLVFHFDRGAHLSVPANNYLIPVDSSGVFCFAFAGTMGSLSIIGNIQQQGFRVAFDMQFNRVGFAAGSSS